The sequence AACAATAAAATATCAATTTATAAAACTTTAGAAAAGTAAAGATTTAGAGCTTAATTAAATGTTCTTTGAGTTAGAATATTTAATTAAGCTCTAAAAGCTACATGAAATGATCATAGTACAGGTAGTTCTAAAATGATAGCACTACTAGTGATAATCAGGATACAATAAAATTAAAGTAAAATCAATCACTACCTTAAACAGTTCAACAAATATATTACCTTTTAACACCTAATCTATTTTAAATACCTTTTAAATCTTTAAACTTTTTCATAAATTCTGCCAATAAATCTTTCTTACACTTAAATAACTCATCCATCAAAAAACTAGTAAATTTAGCATTTTGCTTATAAAAAGAATAACTTTCTTGACTTTTAAGTTGAAATCTTAACGGTTTGATTGGATTTTCTTTTGATTTTTGAGATACTTTAATCTTTCTTAAAACTCCTTTTATTCCTTCTCTCTTAAGCTCTTCTATATCCAATGTTCCTTTTAATATTTCTTTATAAATTTTTAAATACTTAAAAGCTTGGGTTCTTGCTATCACAAAATCTTCCAAAAATTTATTAAAATTTTTATACCCATCAAGTTTATACAAAGAACCTTCTTTGATTTCATATAAAATTTTCATTATCTTAATTCTATCTTCAACCTCATTTAATAATATCGCTCTCAATTGATTTTTATAAGATTCATATCTTATTTTACTTTCCTTATTACTTATATTTTGATCTCTGTCATTTAAAATGATTTCTTTTTTTACCATAAATCCTCCTTTATAATAACGTACAAATAAATACACCCGGTGTACTTATTTGTACGTTATTATGTTATTCAAAGCATCTTTTATTTCTTTATAATACTTTTCACTTTTATCTGGCACAAGTAATTCATTAATAAATACCCTTATTCCATTAGAAAAATGAACTTTTCCTTTAACTAAATCCCTATAATTTTCATTTAAAAGAACTTCAATATCTCTAAGAGTATTTCTATTTTTAATAAATTTATTTTTTATAATTGATATTTCTATTTTTCTATTTTTAATAATTTCTGTTTTTTTTACCGATTTTAAAATCTGTGGAAATGTTTCAACTGACCATCTTTCAGTTTCAATAGGAACTACAAGAATATCTGTT is a genomic window of Borrelia hispanica CRI containing:
- a CDS encoding chromosome replication/partitioning protein is translated as MVKKEIILNDRDQNISNKESKIRYESYKNQLRAILLNEVEDRIKIMKILYEIKEGSLYKLDGYKNFNKFLEDFVIARTQAFKYLKIYKEILKGTLDIEELKREGIKGVLRKIKVSQKSKENPIKPLRFQLKSQESYSFYKQNAKFTSFLMDELFKCKKDLLAEFMKKFKDLKGI